The following is a genomic window from Lysinibacillus sp. G4S2.
AAATGGGAGCGGCAGCGAAGGCAAAAGGGATGGATCCTTCTAAAATTTATCATTTCCTAGATAAGGAAAAATTGCATGCCCTCTTGGAGAAAGTCATAAAACCTAACGACACCATTTTAGTAAAGGGTGCTAGTAAAACGAATATGTTTGATACGGTTAAATTTTTAGATCAAAAATATCAAGAATAAATAAAAAAGCCCGAGTAATTGCCCTTTGAAGGAAGCAATTACTCGGGATATTTTTTAGTTAAATAAATCATTGTATGAGAGCATTTTCAGAAAGTACTTTAATTCTAAGATGCTTTGAGAATGAATTTTATTTCTTTTGCGGCTTCTATGGCTTTATTTTTTGCTTCAGCTAATGTTGCGCCTTCCGCAATTACATATGCATAACGATGTCCCATCGATAAAGGAGGGGTCAATAATGTCCCTCTTTTTGGCTTCACATATACATCCACAACTCCTGGTGAATTCGTTGCTCTATTTCTTCCAAGAACTTTTTCTAAAATACCCTTACTTTCTACAATGATGTATTTTGTATAAACAAACTTTCTATGCTTTGGTTTGATATCGGGCTGTTCACCTAAGAATAGTTTAAGCGTTTCTTCCACTAAACTAAATCCAAAAGCAGCGTGAAGCATAGTATTCATTGCCCCCCCTGAAATTCGAGGATTAATCTCGATAAGCTTCCAGCCGTTCTTTGTTAAACGAAGCTCTAAATGCAAAGCACCATTTTCGATGTTAAACTCTTTTACAATAGATTTGAGAACTTCCTCAAGACCACTTTGAATTTCTTTTGGAGCTTTAACGAGAACACCGTATCCAGTAATGATAAAACGTTTACCTTGAGTAATTTCTTGTTCGATAATACCGATGATATTAGCTTGACGTTTATAGACAAGTGCTTCTACTAAATATTGCGGACCTTCGATATATTCTTCAATCATAAGTGTTTCACGAGGATTTTTACTTCGTAGATAGCTCAGGTGTTTGTTCAGTTCACTTGAGTCGTTTGCTAACAAAACATCTTTAGAGCCTGTTGATTTTGGAGATTTCACAATAAGTGGGAATTCAAAGTTATTAGAGACGGCCTCACTTGGCTTGAGAAGAAAAAACTTAGGCGAATAAGGCTGATTCTTTAAAAAATTTCTAGTTTTCTCTTTATCCTCCATCATTTCAATAGCTGTTGAAGATGTATAGTTATCACAAAATTCATCACATAAAATTGAGGCAATATGGACAAAAGGGTCGACAAAACTAACAATAGATTTTATTTCTAATCCGAATTTAATTAAATTATGAATCTCAACTTTCATGTTTTCTATATTCGAAGTATCAATAAGAACCATTTGATGAATATCTGGGTAGGCTTTTCTCTGCTGTAATTGCTTTTTGTTGTTAGTAAAAAGTACAGTAAAATAACCTAATTTTTCTGCTGCTTTTGTTGCTTCGCGACTTGACCCAGATTTGTTAGTGCCGATAAATATAATCGTTTTCAGGTATATCACTCCTTCTATTGTTACTTAGATGTGTAATCAACTATATATATATGCGAAGAAATAGGTTTCCTCTAGTTAAGTATCTCGTGTACATCCAAGCAACTTTTAATAAGTTACATATACTAGAGTGGAAGGGAGGGAAAAATAATATGAAGCCTCTTACGGTGCAGGATTTAACAGTCATTACTGCAGGCCGATTAGTGCAAGGGTCGAAGGAAGTGTTAATTCAACATGGAGCTTATCGACTGAAGCAAGTGAAAAGACCAAATACCTTACTTTTTATGAGTAAGCGTATTGTCAACTGGAAAGACTTAGAGCCATTTTATCCTATAGTCCTTGTAACCGATAGACTATACAGTCAATATGTAATACCTGAGCAAATAACCATCATTAAAGTAAATAATATAGATGAGGCATATTGGAAATTCGTAAATTATTATCGCAATCAATTTGATATCCCTATCGTAGCCATTACTGGTACTTCTGGTAAATCGACGACAAAGGAAATGATCAAACATATACTTTCTAATGAAAAAAATGTAGTATCCACGCCACTTAGTAGTAATTCTAGAACCGCTTCTTTGCAATATTTACTGAATATTGATGATGATACCGACGCAGCTGTTTTTGAAACTGCTGTTGGTTCACCGGGGGACGTCCGAAATGCAGGGGAATACTTCAAGCCTACTATTGGGATTATTACAAATATAGGAGCACATCATTTAAATTATTGCAAAACTTTAGAGGGGTATATCCAAGCAAAGGGTGAAATGTTGGACATTATTAGTCCTACAGGCTCATTAATCCTTAATGCTGAGGATATCAACATAAATAAAATAGATTTATCGAAGTTTAAAGGACGCATCATTAAGGTAGGTAAGCATGAATCTTGTGATTTTCGAGCAAGTAATATCCGCTACCACAATAATGGTATGCTGTTCAACGTCCATCACAAGAAGAAACTCTATGAAATCTTTGTACCAGGTTTTGGCGAGCATCAAGTATATAATGCCCTTGCTGCTATTGCAGCTATTTATGAAATGGATTTGCCGATTTCGTTGGCAGCAAAAAGACTGCCATCATTCAAAAAATTGAATAAGCAACTTCAAGTATTTAAGGGCATTAATAATTCCGTATTAATAGATGATACATGGAATATTACGACAACTTCTTTGGAGGCAGGATTAAAGGTTTTGAATGCTCTCGGAGAAGGCAAGAAAAAGATTGCCATTCTTGGAACGATTACAGATTTAGGGTCTTGGGGATATATTATTCACGAGCAAGCAGGAGAATTAATCAGTCAAATTGGGGTCGATGTACTCATTACGATAGGGGAACATGCAAGCATTATGGCGGTTCATGCCATTGAGGCAGGACTTACTTCACCTGTTTATATCTTTAAAAATAGTACGCGCGTCTATAAATTGTTAGATGAAATTGTAGATGAAAACACTATTCTTTTCATTAAAGGAGATATGTACAGTAGGGAAGTTTCGAAGTTGGCAGATGATTTAAAAATAAAAAAATCATCTACTTCTGATTAGATTCTTCTTATCACCTAAATAAATGTTATTTTTCATCATTTATTAGATTGAGCATGCAAATAGCCAATTGCTAAGAAATGTAGAAGCATGGTCATATATTAGCTCATTTATACAGAAATATACTTTATAGAAAGGGGGCGTAGTTAACTTGCAACATATAAGTGTTAGCGATATAAGAAAAATATTGCATGGAGAATTAATAAGCGGCTCTGAACTCTGGTCTGTAAAACATGCAATTTATTATAACCGACATGAACTGACACAAAATCATACACTTATGTTTGTTAGTAAAAATGATACAATCAACTGGCAAGAGATAGATCGAAAGGGCCCATCTCTAGTCATTTCGGATAAATCATCAGAAGAATTGAAAAAATCGCTGAAGAATACGACCGTTATTCGCGTTAAGAGTATTGTGCAGACCTATTGGAAATTCATTGAATATTACAGAAATCTATTTCAAATACCAGTGGTTGCTTTAACAGGAACGTGTGGTAAAACGACAACGAAAGAAATGATTAAACACATAGCTAGTAAGGAATGGAATGTTCAAGCATCTGTGAGCAGTAAAAATGAGCCACGGCAATCTTTACCGTACTTGACTGGGATCGATCAGAAAACAAAAGCAGCTATCTTCGAATTGGGTTTGGGAAATGTAGGGAATATAAAACACCAATGTATGATCTATCAGCCTACGATTGGTATTATTACGAATATAGGTGTCCATCATTTAGATGGATGTAATAATCTTGACGGCTATATAAAAGCAAAGGCAGAAATTTTAGAAGGAATCAGAAAAGGTGGCACGTTAATCATTAATGGTGATGATGAGAACATTAAAAAAATCCCCTTGCATAAATTTACAGGGAAGATTATTACCTTTGGCGTACACGAAAAGTCAGATTATCAAGCGACTAACATTCAATTTACAAAAGATGGCATGAAATTTGTACTAAACGTGTCCAATGAAAAGTACAATTTATTCGTTCCAGGATACGGAGAACACCAAGTATATAATGCATTAGCGGCTATAGCTGCCGTAAAGGAAATGGGACTGTCAATTGCCTGCGCTATTTCGCATTTAAAAACGTTCAAAACGATGGCAAGACACCTAGAGTTTTCAACTGGTATTGGGAATTGTACTATTGTAGATGATACATGGACAAATAACCCGACTTCTGTTGAAGCAGCTTTAAAGGTATTAGATTCGATAGGTAAAGGGAAAAAAGTAATTCTTATTTTAGGTGACATTAAGCGATTAGGTAGATTCGAAGAAAAATATCATCGAGAGATTGGCACAATGGTCTCGGCCAGAAATGTTGATACGCTTATTACGGTTGGCAAAAGAGCAGAAAATATTGCGAATCAAGCGTTGAAGGAAGGAACGAAGGCAGAGGTTCATAAGTTTACTAACGTGACAGGAGTTTTAGATGTACTTAAGCCTAAGCTTGATAGTGATACAATTGTCCTTATTAAAGGTCCCATGTCTAGTAAATCCATGATTGAATTTGCGAATCAGTTAAAAAATAAATAATAAGCTAGAAAAAAGAGACTGGGACATAACTGGTTAAAACCTTAAAAAGCGCGAGAAATCAATTTTAGAAACGTTGATTTCTTGCGCTTTTCTGATGTGAAATTTTTTCATTTGGCTTTAAAAATTTACCTAAGTCTCAGCCTTTTCATAGGGTTGAAAAACAATAGGCTCACGGGAAACTTTGTGAATGTTGTGGCACTTTAAATGATGGAGATTTCCGTTCCAAGCTATTCACTTTCTTAAGGGCGCGATTCTTGGCATTTTATTACTGATTCATGATGCTCTCGGCATTTTATCAGCGATTGGCATTTTGGAGCATCTAGCCTCTTCCTGAGCTTTTGTTGCGGCTACCACTCCATTTTCGCGCAGAAAACAATTGTTGCTGAAGTTTCGTTTTTATCACTATATATAAGAGTGACATGCCACATGCTATGTGAAGCGGTTAATTGGAGTGGAGGTTGGACGCCCGCAGGAAAGCGCTCAGTCGGAACGGAAATCAACCCGACGTTTTACCGAAGAGACACACTTTATTTAATAGGACACCTTAATTTAATTGCCATAATAATTTTTCAACAACATGAAAAAGAAGTATCCTCAAAATAGAGGAATACTTCTTTTCTCATTTATACTATTAAACATTTCGGTCCATGTAGATACAAATTTAAGGCATTAGAAATGATTTTATTGGTAGAAAGCAGAGTTGAACTTGCTTAAAACACACGTTTGGCTGTAATATAATGCTGTTTATAATAGTCAACCATTAGTACTCTCGTAGTAACACCATCAGAATTCGGAATGATGAGACGAGAATCTCCTGCATAGATAGCTACGGATGATGGAGTTTTAGAGCCTTTCACACTATTAAAGAACACCAAATCGCCCTTTTTTAAATTGGTACTTGAAACCGTTGTGCCAACGTTCATTAGTTCTTTTAAATTGGTTGTACCAAGTTTAATTCCACTCTTACGATAGATAAAGTCTACGAATCCTGGTGCTGTAAAGCGTAGATTTGATTCGTTATTCGTTGAGCTAATTGTTACTTTATTTTTATAATTAAAGGCGTTTTCAACAATTTTATCACCTTTCGTTGCAGGATTAGCTGAAAGTAAAGTAGGTAATACTCTGCGGGCAGTTACATAACTATCTTTGTAATAAGGTTTACTGTTTAAATCAGAAATAACAATGTTTTGCTTAGAATCAGCCATGTGAATCATTTTATTGTCGCCAATATACATACCCACATGATCAGGATCTGTCCCTGTCTTTTTACTCTTAAAGAATAGTAAATCACCTTTTTGTAATTGATTTCTCGCTACGTATGTCCCTTGCTGCATCATATAATCTTCATTATAAGTCCCAAGATCAACACCGTTCTTCTCGAAAATGTACATTAAAAATGAAGCGCAAGAAAACTTATATGGATATGTAGGCTTGTATTGAGTATTACTGTATGTCGCCTTACCAATTAAGCTTTTTCCAGTTTGAATTAATTGATCCGCTTTCGCAGCAACAGCCTGTGCGTTATTTTGAGCATTTGTTGTTGCAGCCTCTACTTCTATTGGATGGACAGCTGGTTGTACCATTCCCAATGTGCTAAAACCTATCGTCAATGCTAATGTTGTAGTTAAAAATCGTTTATTCATGTTGTCAATTACCTCCTGAAGCTATTGTTAGGATTAAATCCTGTTTTGGCTTGCCTTGGAATTAATCGTAGCATGAAAAAGTAGGGCTTCTTCGAGGTAAATGTTACCACGCTTAATTGGAATAGGCTTTAAACACTTGATATAAAAGGCTTCATCGCGGGAATTTACAGTTTCATTACAAATGTTTCAGTAGGATGTATTATGTGTAGATTGAGGATCAACTGCCTCGAAAATGCTAGAGAAATCACTAACATTTTCGAGGCAGTACAATGAGGGCTCTTTTAAATTTCTTGAATCATCTCAACTCTATTACCAAATGGATCTCTAAATTCAAAGCGTTCAAAATGAGGAATAGGAACTGAGTCTAATATTTCTATATGATGTTCAGCTAATACTTTTTTCCAATAATCTATATTTTCAACTTGATAGGCAATATGAGCTTTTGTCGTTAGTCTATCAAAGTCATCCTCTGTTCCTACATGTACCTCTTTATTGCCGACCTGTAACCAAAATCCACCTCGACCTTTTAGAGAATCTGGTTTTTCAATCTCTTTTAACCCTAACGTCGTACAATAAAAATGTTTGCCCTGATCTTCCTGACCTTTTGGAATAGTTATTTGAACATGGTGTAAGCCAATAATCATTTTTTACTCCCCCTTAAATTAATGATTCTATACTTATTTCTAGAATGAAAATGTTAAATCCTTCAAATTCTAGTGATTTGTCCGAAATGAAGTTTTAATGAAACCAGTTAGAAGGATGAGGGAATAGGCCCATAGCAGCCATGAAGCAAAATAGCGATCTAAGTTAGCTGGTAAATTCGTAAAAATAGTATCAAAAAATAATAATACGACTGCATCGATGAGCATTCCTGGTAATGCGATGCAAATTGCTGCTTGTAGTTGTTTTGAGCCCGATTTCTTTTTTAGAGAATAGATTGGGACAGTTACTAGCCAAATGAGCGGAATAGCCAAAATGTAAGCACCTATCATGAGGAAAGGTTTCTCAAGGATAAAAAAGTACTGTCCCATTAATCGAAATACAGCACTTGCTATAAGCCAAATCCCAAACCCCCAACATAAAAAGAATCGCATAGTGGTTCCTCCTCAAATTATTTTCCTAGACGATACAATGTCTGTAGAATTTTTTCTAATTGTTGATAGAGTGCATCTATGTCGAAGTCATCTCGCATCATCACTTGTATAGCTAGACCATCAATAAGGGCGTTAAAAAAAATACTCCAAGTATCCATCGACACGCCATCAATTGGCGATGTATCCCATAATTTTTTTAAACCGTCACTTAAATGTTCATTTTCGGTTGTTAAAATTTGTCCAATCTGCTGTCTAATTGACGGATTCGTGAAGCCAAAGACGATTAAGGTAAAAAATAATTTATGGTAAAAAGTATCATTATCATAACGACTCTTTGCAGAAATAAGCGCAGATTGAATCATCTGTTGATCGATTGCCAAAATCTCATTCCAAGAATTTTCACAGATGTCTTGAATAATTTCTAGAATGATATGTTCCTTTGTTTTGAAATGATAATAAATGGTTCCCTGTGTCACACCAGCTTGCTCGGCAACAGCCTTTAATGTAAATTTTTCAATTCCTTTGTCAACTAAACTTTGCTTGGCAGCAGTTAACAAATCCGACTTTTCGATACCAGTAGGTTTTGCCATTCATGTACACTTCCTTCGTTATTAGTTAGTTGGATAACTAACTCTAAAATAACAAAAAATTCCTTTATTGACAAGTGCATTTTCAAACGTACGGATAGACTGGAAGAAGCGATGGATCGATTGAAGGGCTTTTATTATATGAAAAATTGAATTGTTGAAATAAGTGGAGCAATGTTGATTAGAAAAGATAACCTTTCAGGTGTGTTGATTAACCATTTTTATCCACCTTGATTAAATTAGAAGGATCTGATTTCCGCTACGTGCTACTCGCTTTGTTGCTGTCGCTTCGCTTTCGCACAGATAAAACAATTTGTCGCTGACGCTTCGCTTTCGCACAGATAAAACAATTTGTTGCTGTCGCTTCGCTTTCGCACAGAGCAAGGCTTCATGCTAGAGAGCGTCGAGTAGCCCTACACTACAAGCTCTTCATCATTTCTTTGATAGAAAGAGCTTGTATTTCGATAAAAGCCCAAATAGTTTCGATAAAATGAGATTTTGTTTCGATATAAGCTCAAATAGTTTCGATAAAGAGCGATTTTGTTTCGATAAATCTTCAAAGTATCCCTATAAAACGAACGAAAGTAGCTTTAGCGATTCTGTTTTGGGGCTCGACACTAAATATAATTTCCCTAAATAATCTCTATCAATCTCTAATATAATTGAAGTATTATCTATTCTACTTTATTGGAGGTGATAGAATGTGAAAGAAAGGGAGGATAAAGATATGTTAGAAGTTCTAAAAGAAGAAAAATTCGATACAAAAGAAAAGATTACTAAAAGATATGATCTTGATAGTGAACGAATTAAGGAACTTGTAGCAAGTAAAAAAACTGTAATAGTCAAGAATGGAGTTATGCAAATTAATCCTTCTCATCCTGATTATGACTTTTGGATGGAGGATTGACTGATTTATGAAAGCAAGAGACATATACAGACTTAACCATCCTTACGAAGAAGGACGTGGTGATAAAGTTCTCACTCCTTGTTTTTGTTTTGACTTCTACGCCTAAAGAATTACTTGCATTAAAAATAACTACAAAACCGAGACCTCAAAATAGAGTAGAAATTAGATATTGGCATGAAGCTAATTTAGAATGTGAGTCATATGTTCAATGTGACCGATTTACACCTTTTATTTTAGATGGGGAAGTAGAATTTATTGTGATGCTAGAACAAAGTGATTACGATAGAGTTGTCTTGAAATTTAATGAATTTTACCCTATCTTAAATATGCAAAAAGAGTATGAGGAAAGTTTAAAACGTACATAGCATTTAACTAACTAACTAACTAACTAAGAAAATAAACTATTATATACCAACTTTCCCCTTCTATACTTTGGAAGGGTTTTATTATTTTATTTCTCAAAACAATTAGATACTTAAAAATAAAAGAAGAAGCATGCGAAATTTTTGGTACGCTTTTTTTGTTTGTCCAAAAAATGAAAAATTATAACAAGTTACTAAAATGACTTTAAAAATTGAATCTATTACCAATAGATAATCGCAGGAGTGTTGATTAATCTTTTAGGCTATTGATGTATACACAAAGCTTTATGGTCTAATAATAATAACGGAATAATAAGATATAGATACAACTTGGAATTTCGATTTGTTTAAAAGGGAAGATTGGTGCAAATTCGACGCTGACCAGCAACTGTAATTGGGAGCACGTTTCAAAAACTGTTACGACTTGTAATGGGAAGGCTATCTAATACAACCGAAAAACCTATGCGGATAGGGGTGTTGAGTGTGACTAGAGAAATTCTTCTGCATGCTTATAGTACGATGGTTGCTAAGAATGTAGCTTTTATTACGAATAGAATGCTTAATTCGACCTGGCGATTACCGTAGTATGTCGTGTATTTGCCATAGTAGACCGTTTTTTAAAGAGGAGGAGTGTTACACATGAATCCACAAGTAATCGAGTATTATGAAAATCTGTTAAAATATGAAATCATGCAAAAGCAGTATACAAACGCTTCTCAAACGTTATGGGAGCTAGTTGAACAGTATGTTGGGCAGGATGCTGTTCATAAATATGATATTCTAACAGCTTATTCGAATGTAATGAAAGAACTAATTGGATAAAATGTAACTTTAATCAGTGGAGGGTTCTTCATCCCACTGATTATTTGTTACGGGCCGTTAATACTACTTAATGTTCACCATTTTGATGGGGCATTAAGTAGTTTTTTTATGGAGCGAAGCGGCACATCGTGAAAGTGTCCAGTCGGAACGGAAATCAATCTCAGGTTATCTTTGTCATAAAAAATCCTATAGGACTTCATTCTTATTTCACTTTTTCTCTATATAATAATTTTGCGCTTATTATTATAGATTGGAGAATTATTCATGAAAAACCCGCTTTATCAGAGTTTTTGGCGAATGCACTTTTATGCCGCATTATTTATTACTCCACTGCTTATTTCGCTAACACTCAGTGGTATAGGTTATCTATTTTATACCGATGTTGAAGATCATTTATATGATAACTACTTTTTTGGTGATAGTGGAAAAACCGAAGAACTATCCATTGACGAGGCTGTTAAACTTGCAGAAGAATCATATGCTGGCTATAAAACAAATAAAATTATTGAGTTAGAAGAACCATATAATACACGTTTAACGATGAAAAATGCAGATGGGGAAGAGAGATATGTGTTCTTAGATGATCATAACCAAATTATTGGTGGTCAAGATGCTGGTTACACATTTTCTAATATTATGAGAAATTTGCATAGTTCTTTATTTATCGGAGGAACTTTTGTCAATTATTTAGTAGAATTAGCTGCGTGTTGGGCTGTTTTTTTACTGCTTTCAGGCATATATATGACGTTTAAAGCAAAACTACTAAAGAAAACAAAGCAGACAAACAAACGTCAAAAAAGTAGAAAATTTCATGCGCTTATTGGGACAATTATTACGATCCCGATGCTTGTTATTATTTTCACAGGCTTACCTTGGTCTGCGGTGATGGGGAATTTTATTTACCAAGCTTCACAAGATCATCCGTCTTTCGGCACGCCATTATTGCAGCAACAGCCACCTACATCTGATGTAAGTGAGATTCCTTGGGCTACTCGTAAAGAAACCCCTCCAACGTCAGATTCAGGACATGCAGCACATCATGGTATGAAAGAAAGTACGGTCTGTGGTGCTAACCCTTACCAACTAAGTGTAGAAAAGCTACAACATGAAATTGATGCAATGAATATATCAAAACCTTACGCGATTATCTATCCTACTAGTGATGTCGGTGTCTATACAGTTGCAAAGTCTAGTAACACAGGTGTAACAGGCCTTGATGTTAGCCCGTATGATGAAACAACGATGTATTTTGATCAATATAGTGGGAAGTTTATTGACAAGGTTGACTATGAGGACTATGGCATTCTTGCGAAATGGTTCACTTGGGGAATTCCTTTACATGAAGGTCACTTGTTTGGCTGGCCAAATAAATTAATCAATTTACTAGTATGTGTAGCATTTTTAGTGGTTATTGCTTGGGGAATTAGAACATGGGTACTACGCAAGAAGAAAGATCATCTTTCTGCACCACCTAAAATCTCTCAAAAAGTATCTATTCCTTTTATCATTTTCATGATTATTTTAGGTATTCTGATGCCACTATTTGGACTTTCTTTAATAGCTGTTGTACTGATAGAAATAATCATAAATTTGGTATCTAAAAATAAAAAAGAAGTCAATTAACATACTAAGCGATACTGTTTCCTCCATTAGATGAGGAATGCAGTATCGCTTTTCTTTTTCTAAAGCCAGCCTTTCTCACTTGCAACTTGTGCAGCTTGTTGTCTAGATTCGACATGTAGTTTTTGAATGGAGGTTGATAAATAGTTTCGAATAGTACCTTTCGTTAAAAATAATTTTTTACTAATCTCATTGGTTGTTAGACCTTCTTTTACGAGCTGCAGAACAGCAATTTCACGTTCATTTAGTGGATTTTGTTCCTTCATAAACAATGTAGCAGCTAAATCTCTGCTGACTACCTTTTCACCATTCATCACTTTTCTAATTGTTTCAATTAAATAGTCGATCGGTTCGTCTTTTAGTAAATAACCGTGAACCTCACAATCCATCGCTTTCTGTAAGTAGCCAGGGCGTGCAAAGGTAGTGACAATCATCACCTTGCATGGTAAATTTGCTTGTCTAATTTTTTCAGCGAGCTCAAGTCCAGTAAGATTCGGCATTTCGATGTCCAATACACAAACATCCGGTAGCTCTTGTTGAATATATTCCCACGCTTTTTGACCATCTGAAACTTCTGCGATCACTTTTATATCAGGCTCAAACGACAACAAGGAAGCCAAGGCACCACGTAACATTTGCTGATCCTCTGCTAGTAATACGCTTATCATATATTATGTTCCTTTCTGTATTGTTGGATAGGTAGTGTTAACGTCACAATCGTTCCAGCTGTCGCTAAATTGTCAATGGACGCACTTCCTTGAAGGGCATTCATTCTTTCTTTCATCGATGATAATCCATTGCCATGGCCTTGATTATGTAAGCCCACACCATCGTCAAAAATTTTAAATGTTAATATTCCATTTATATAGTAGATATCTATTTGGCATTTTTTCGCTTGACTATGTTTAATAATATTTGTAGTTGCTTCCCGAAGACATAAGGACAGCATCGTTTCTTCCACACTTGCTAGTAGTAGTTTTGGGCAATTATTTTTAATTTTTATGGAAATATCTGCTGTTTGTAAATGCTGTTGACAAAGTATTAGCTCACTCTCTAACGAAATAAAATTCATATCGGACACTAATTCTCTTACTTGCTTAAGTGCTGTCCGCGTTGTTGCTAAAATCTCATTTAACTCTTCTTTAACACGCATAGTATCTTTATCGACTAATTTTGATGTTAGTTCTGTTTTTATTTTAATCATTGTCAATGTATGACCAATCGTATCATGGAGGTCTCTAGCAATACGTTGTCTTTCTTCTTGCTGTACAAGCTGAGTATTTACCTCTGTTAATTCTGTCTGTAGTTTTTTTGATTTTTCTACATAATAGATTAGCATTGGAAAAAGTAGCTGAATGATCATTATTGGTATTAAAACTTCGGTTTCTAATGTAAAAGATGTTCCAGGTTCAAACCAAATAACTATAAAAAACATAAGGGCAATTGCAAACATTCCTACTGCAATATGCCACTTAGTTTTAGCTCTTCCAAGTAAATCAGCAAATGTAAATCCAAAAACTAACATAGTAGAACCTTCATAAATACCTAGTATGACAATAAGAGTAAAACCTATTAAAGAAGCTCCAAGTAAACGCCAATCTTTAAACCATAAAGCAATATAGAAGGCTACTAAAAATAACATTAGAATTATTACTTTAGCAAGTAATGATAATTGAGAATCTGATCCTAATACCATGGTGCATAAAAAAATGAGCGTTACTACATCGATAATTAGATAATG
Proteins encoded in this region:
- the murF gene encoding UDP-N-acetylmuramoyl-tripeptide--D-alanyl-D-alanine ligase: MQHISVSDIRKILHGELISGSELWSVKHAIYYNRHELTQNHTLMFVSKNDTINWQEIDRKGPSLVISDKSSEELKKSLKNTTVIRVKSIVQTYWKFIEYYRNLFQIPVVALTGTCGKTTTKEMIKHIASKEWNVQASVSSKNEPRQSLPYLTGIDQKTKAAIFELGLGNVGNIKHQCMIYQPTIGIITNIGVHHLDGCNNLDGYIKAKAEILEGIRKGGTLIINGDDENIKKIPLHKFTGKIITFGVHEKSDYQATNIQFTKDGMKFVLNVSNEKYNLFVPGYGEHQVYNALAAIAAVKEMGLSIACAISHLKTFKTMARHLEFSTGIGNCTIVDDTWTNNPTSVEAALKVLDSIGKGKKVILILGDIKRLGRFEEKYHREIGTMVSARNVDTLITVGKRAENIANQALKEGTKAEVHKFTNVTGVLDVLKPKLDSDTIVLIKGPMSSKSMIEFANQLKNK
- a CDS encoding DUF5367 domain-containing protein, producing the protein MRFFLCWGFGIWLIASAVFRLMGQYFFILEKPFLMIGAYILAIPLIWLVTVPIYSLKKKSGSKQLQAAICIALPGMLIDAVVLLFFDTIFTNLPANLDRYFASWLLWAYSLILLTGFIKTSFRTNH
- a CDS encoding ATP-grasp domain-containing protein; this encodes MKTIIFIGTNKSGSSREATKAAEKLGYFTVLFTNNKKQLQQRKAYPDIHQMVLIDTSNIENMKVEIHNLIKFGLEIKSIVSFVDPFVHIASILCDEFCDNYTSSTAIEMMEDKEKTRNFLKNQPYSPKFFLLKPSEAVSNNFEFPLIVKSPKSTGSKDVLLANDSSELNKHLSYLRSKNPRETLMIEEYIEGPQYLVEALVYKRQANIIGIIEQEITQGKRFIITGYGVLVKAPKEIQSGLEEVLKSIVKEFNIENGALHLELRLTKNGWKLIEINPRISGGAMNTMLHAAFGFSLVEETLKLFLGEQPDIKPKHRKFVYTKYIIVESKGILEKVLGRNRATNSPGVVDVYVKPKRGTLLTPPLSMGHRYAYVIAEGATLAEAKNKAIEAAKEIKFILKAS
- the murF gene encoding UDP-N-acetylmuramoyl-tripeptide--D-alanyl-D-alanine ligase, with product MKPLTVQDLTVITAGRLVQGSKEVLIQHGAYRLKQVKRPNTLLFMSKRIVNWKDLEPFYPIVLVTDRLYSQYVIPEQITIIKVNNIDEAYWKFVNYYRNQFDIPIVAITGTSGKSTTKEMIKHILSNEKNVVSTPLSSNSRTASLQYLLNIDDDTDAAVFETAVGSPGDVRNAGEYFKPTIGIITNIGAHHLNYCKTLEGYIQAKGEMLDIISPTGSLILNAEDININKIDLSKFKGRIIKVGKHESCDFRASNIRYHNNGMLFNVHHKKKLYEIFVPGFGEHQVYNALAAIAAIYEMDLPISLAAKRLPSFKKLNKQLQVFKGINNSVLIDDTWNITTTSLEAGLKVLNALGEGKKKIAILGTITDLGSWGYIIHEQAGELISQIGVDVLITIGEHASIMAVHAIEAGLTSPVYIFKNSTRVYKLLDEIVDENTILFIKGDMYSREVSKLADDLKIKKSSTSD
- a CDS encoding TetR/AcrR family transcriptional regulator, with the protein product MAKPTGIEKSDLLTAAKQSLVDKGIEKFTLKAVAEQAGVTQGTIYYHFKTKEHIILEIIQDICENSWNEILAIDQQMIQSALISAKSRYDNDTFYHKLFFTLIVFGFTNPSIRQQIGQILTTENEHLSDGLKKLWDTSPIDGVSMDTWSIFFNALIDGLAIQVMMRDDFDIDALYQQLEKILQTLYRLGK
- a CDS encoding NlpC/P60 family protein, which codes for MNKRFLTTTLALTIGFSTLGMVQPAVHPIEVEAATTNAQNNAQAVAAKADQLIQTGKSLIGKATYSNTQYKPTYPYKFSCASFLMYIFEKNGVDLGTYNEDYMMQQGTYVARNQLQKGDLLFFKSKKTGTDPDHVGMYIGDNKMIHMADSKQNIVISDLNSKPYYKDSYVTARRVLPTLLSANPATKGDKIVENAFNYKNKVTISSTNNESNLRFTAPGFVDFIYRKSGIKLGTTNLKELMNVGTTVSSTNLKKGDLVFFNSVKGSKTPSSVAIYAGDSRLIIPNSDGVTTRVLMVDYYKQHYITAKRVF
- a CDS encoding VOC family protein, whose translation is MIIGLHHVQITIPKGQEDQGKHFYCTTLGLKEIEKPDSLKGRGGFWLQVGNKEVHVGTEDDFDRLTTKAHIAYQVENIDYWKKVLAEHHIEILDSVPIPHFERFEFRDPFGNRVEMIQEI